One Planctomycetota bacterium genomic window carries:
- a CDS encoding carbohydrate-binding family 9-like protein — translation MLAASLPAEADTDTAIGPAPKTEVRLLWDPEFLYVRFVSFDDEPFSPHGQQRDAPHYQGDVVEVFVDGVGDSRQWYELQVNPDGGVLDLNTVLSAPPVSDARGLLTVESNREYWSNLAYDMPGLRIATRREADAWIADLAIPAAELLRRRQANHLSAGTSLRLNLIRYDRPRAGGPDDSHRALHMACWSPVVLGRPHRSPQRMGVIHLVPSTP, via the coding sequence TTGCTCGCCGCTTCGCTGCCGGCCGAAGCCGATACCGACACCGCCATCGGCCCGGCACCGAAAACCGAGGTCCGTCTGCTGTGGGACCCCGAGTTCCTGTACGTCCGCTTTGTCAGTTTCGATGACGAGCCCTTCTCCCCGCACGGCCAGCAGCGTGACGCGCCCCACTATCAGGGCGACGTCGTCGAGGTCTTCGTCGACGGTGTCGGCGACAGCCGGCAGTGGTACGAGTTGCAGGTCAACCCCGACGGCGGTGTCCTGGATCTCAACACCGTGCTGTCGGCACCGCCCGTTTCCGACGCCCGCGGCCTGCTCACCGTCGAAAGCAACCGCGAATACTGGTCCAACCTCGCGTACGACATGCCCGGCCTCCGTATCGCCACCCGACGCGAAGCCGACGCATGGATCGCCGACCTTGCGATCCCCGCCGCCGAGCTGCTGCGTCGTCGCCAGGCCAACCACCTCTCCGCCGGCACGTCGCTCCGGCTCAACCTCATCCGCTACGACCGCCCACGCGCAGGCGGACCGGACGACAGCCACCGTGCCCTCCACATGGCCTGCTGGTCACCAGTGGTCCTCGGCCGACCACACCGCTCACCGCAGCGCATGGGCGTGATCCACCTGGTCCCGTCGACACCGTGA